The DNA window TCCAAGGGGAATTTGGGGCCGTATATCAGGTGGTATCCTGGTGTCACCGAGAAAGCCGGATACCTATCTATGCGACGACGGTCCGCCGCTACGAAAGCCGTAAACTACCGGACGGAACTGTGAAAAACATCCATATCTTTAGGCATGTCAACTTCCGGAGGTTTCCATGCTAACAGGACTTTTCGCAACCCTAAACTCTTTAACGCAGGAATCGGAGGACATGAGGAACTGATTTTCCGAACACCCGGAGCTTCGGCAAAAACCCCGGAGGTGTTCGGAAACTGACGTAGAAAACTAATCATATCAAGGGATTCAGCGCCGTCACAATAAGAACACCTCAGTAAAGAGGATTGAAACATTGTCAACACTTACATCTACATCAACGATTACGTTGTCACAATACAAGCTATTTCAAAAACATGATCTGCCAATGTAAAATGGAAGTATGAGTACGAGACATGAGCTGACAGACGAACAATGGGCTGTGATTGAACCCCTTCTTCCCAAACCCAAACCGGGACCCGGACGTCCGCCCGCAGATCCGCGAAAAACATTGAACGGAATTCTCTACGTGTTGAAAACAGGTTGTACTTGGGCGGACATGCCCCGGCAATATGGTTCTCCCACCACCTGTTGGCGGCGGCTGAAACAATGGTCGGAAGACGGAACATGGGAGCGGATTTGGCGTGCGCTGTTGAGTCGAATGGATGCGGAAGAGAAAATCGAATGGACTCAAGCTTTTCTGGATGGTCGATTTGTTCCCGCCAAAAAAGGGGAAACGGGATTGGAAAAACCAAGGTGGGCAAGGGAACCAAGGTCATGATGGTATCGGATGGAAACGGGGTGCCGATCGGTCTGTATCTGGACAGCGCCCAACATCATGAAATCCGGTTGGCGGAAGCCACCCTGAAAACGGTTCGGGTACCGCAAAGGCGGGGACGTCCCCGAACGCGGCCCAAGGAATTGGTGGCTGACAAAGCTTATGACAGCCGTTCTTTTCGAATGGGGTTGCGCCGACGGGGGATCAAACCCACCATTCCCACCATTCAGCGAAAAAGCCGCAAACCCCGTCGTGGCCGACCCATCCGTGTGGGAGAGGGATACCGCCGGCGTTGGATCATTGAACGCTGCTTCGGGTGGATGAACAATTACCGTCGGTTGGTGGTTCGGTATGACCGATATTTGCATATTTATAGAGCTTTTTGCCTGATTGCATTCATTATTTGGTGTGTGAACCGAATTTTGAAATAGCTTCTAAGAACACCTCAGTAAAGAGAATTGAAACTAGCCTTGTGCGAGCCGAAAAATGGAGAATTCGGGGAAGGAGAAGGTGGAGGTGATGACGGAGGAGCGGAAGCTGGTGGAGAATGAATTTAACAATGCGAAGTGGTGCGAGGCCATGGTTAGTGACAAAGACTCTAATAAGTCCGAGGCTCCCAGGCTCGGACCGGGACTGCTCCGACTTCTAGACCCAAGCTGAAGCCCAGCCTTCTATAAGGCGGCAGGGGGACCGGATTGGAATCCC is part of the Planifilum fimeticola genome and encodes:
- a CDS encoding IS5 family transposase — encoded protein: MDSSFSGWSICSRQKRGNGIGKTKVGKGTKVMMVSDGNGVPIGLYLDSAQHHEIRLAEATLKTVRVPQRRGRPRTRPKELVADKAYDSRSFRMGLRRRGIKPTIPTIQRKSRKPRRGRPIRVGEGYRRRWIIERCFGWMNNYRRLVVRYDRYLHIYRAFCLIAFIIWCVNRILK
- a CDS encoding IS5 family transposase; the protein is MSTRHELTDEQWAVIEPLLPKPKPGPGRPPADPRKTLNGILYVLKTGCTWADMPRQYGSPTTCWRRLKQWSEDGTWERIWRALLSRMDAEEKIEWTQAFLDGRFVPAKKGETGLEKPRWAREPRS